The genomic window TCAGGAAGGAGCCTCATAAAGAGGTCCAGTTTCAGGTGGCTTTGGTGGTGGTCTTGACTTTGTAAACTCTATAGAggagcttcttcttcttagagGTGTTGTTGTCGATGGTCAGGACAATTTTGCCAGGTTCCCCGATCTTGAAGAAGTTCTTGACAACAGGCTCATCAGTTGCGATCATTTTCCTTGCCTTCCGCGATCGATCACAGTGTAACTATCCTCGGCACTAGGGACAAACTCTTCAACATAGGTAACATCCCAACCAAGCACGCGGAGCTCCCAAACCAGGGTGCATGTCTGCTTGTGTAGTATTTCAATCCCAGTGTCAGGAAGTAATCCAACAGAAGATCAAATGAAATTCTTTACAGAGGAtcagaagaggggaaaaaaatattgttaccCTCAGTAACAGGTATTTCAACAGTTTGCTTTAGATGATGGTTTGATGGTCATCTCAGTAACAGTATCAGCAGTGGTGAAATCTGGATTGTTTTCCCTTGCTGAGGCCTCCATATTGAACTGGGACTTGTTCAGGAGCTATGTATCTACACCATCATGGTGAAAAGCATGAGTTCAAAAAGTCTAGATACAATTCAAGGCAATTTCAGATGGACAAAGAAAGCAAGAATTGTTTACGAACTTGAACAGGGTTTCAGCAGATTTGGATGGCCCAGCAAAAACGAACTTGCTCTTAGTCCTCTGAGTCAAGAATGGGCTGATCATCCTATTGAATGCCAGGTACCACCATGGAACATGGATGAATACCTAATAAGGATCCCAAGGTTATTATACATGTCTAAGAGAGGTATGTTTATGAAGAACAGAATCACGATATGTGAAGTAACATGAGTATGCAATCAAATTCAACCAAATGGAAACAACATTCAATATTGAACTTCAACAAACTACAGAGTACTGTTTCCATCTACTATATTTCCATCTTTTATCTCATGAAAGCCTAATTTAATCATTCAAAATATAGCAAGTTCAGGCATCAAATCCATTGGGTTTGTATATGAAACTGAAACTTAGTTGTCCCTGTCGCTTGGCATCTGAGTCTAAGTGcacacaaaattaatataattaagcaCAAGATAAAGCCAAATAACAACTCATCCTTCAAAAGCAGTGCCAGTAAAAAACCATACCTGAGTCTTGAACCAATCCAAGCATATTCTAGTAAACCCAAGTCAATTGTAGGCATTCAAACTAAATCAAGTTACTGGCTcgaaatttttaagaaaaaaaaccaaaattcagAACAGCAATATTCAAAAAGttgtcataaaataattaataatgtcaCAAGCCAAAGGAATTCCTATTGAAACTCAAAATAACAAGATCCTTTAGAATCCAAATAGAACTCAATGACAGTAAATTCATCTCCCACCCATGAAAAACTCAATTCCAAATCTCAAAACAACAAGTTTCTTTATCattcaaatgaaaagaaaaaataaataaataattcactgATGTCCACAACACATCAATGTCGAATCTCAAAACAACGAGTTGCTTTCCCGTTCAAATGAAGTTATTAAAGCAAACAAATTCTTTCActaacaaaacacacaatgtcaAACCTCGAAACGACAAGTTGCTTAATCATTTAAGAGAATTcaatagagaaaataaatacatctcCCACCAATGAAAACTCAATGTTAAATCTCAAAACAACAAGTTGCCCAATTATTCAAATGAATTCAATAAGGAAAATAAATTCATCACCCATGAAAAGTGCAATGTCAAATCTCAAAAGGACAAGTTGCCGAATCATTCGattgaattaaataaagaaaataaattcatcTCCTACCCACGAAAAACTCCAAATCGAATCGCAAAACGACAAGTTGCTTAATCATTCAAATGAAattcaataaagaaaacaaattcatcTCCTGCCCATGAAAAACATCACTGTACCAAAATGAGAATGTAAAACCAAAATCAGTTAGCAATTCATAAATAGAGGACACTGAATTCATTACTCAAAAAGCATAAACTCTAATTCAAGGCAACACAAAAGAAGGAATCTAAAAActcttatttatcaatcaaattcaTTTATCATACCTAAATTTATTAAATGCCACTTCATTCATTTGTATGATCAAAGGCATTCAATACTAAAATCAGATAATCGTAAACTAACATaaattgcaaagaactcaatCAATTCCAACcaaaaagcaatcaaatttATACCTGCTTAGCCGCAAACTCAGGGAAATTGTCCTGAAGCAAAGTCAGTGCCTGATCGGTAGCCTGCCGGAGCTCACGCTTTGCAGGCCCCGGAGAGTTCTTCAAATCAGTGACCTGCACCATGGTACACACCTTACCAGGACTAAAATCCAATTGCTGCCTGATCCCCTTCTCCAGGAACTGAATTCTCCACTTCAGAAACTTCATCCTCTTCTCATCATCTCCAAATGCCTTTGCATACAAGTCCTTATCCTGAAACTCCCCATAGACATTGTAGCAAACAGGATGCCCCTCTTTATCAAAACCATGCATGAACACAACTTTCTCCATTTCCGGAATTCAAGATTTTTCATGAAGGAGAGATTCAATCCCAAAAGTTTTTCCTCCAGATCACAGTGTTCTTGATCATGGCAAGGGCATCCTTGGCCTTGAAGTCACGGGCCTGCAGGAATTTCAGCAGAACAGTGTCACTCTTCTCGTCACCCAGCAGCGGCACGCCCCAGATGAACACCTCTTCCGTTGCGGTTCCAGTGATGACAGGAGCCGGATCCGAAGCCGAAGCCGGAGCCGGAGCAGGAGCCGAAGTCGAAGCCGAAGCACCTACCATTTGTTCAAGAGCCAGATCAGGATTTACCTCAGTCTTGTCGCGCGCCGGCCGGCGCGTCGACGGGGATGGTTGTTTCCTCGATAGCCACTGCGCCCTTCTCCTCAACGGCAGTCGGTGGCGCCGGATCCTCAGCCAACGAAGCAACGACGGGGACGATGGTTTCCTCAATAGCTTCGACAGTCTTCTCTTCCACGACCTCAGCAGCGTGCCCTCCAGTCTTGACCTTCTCCTTGGGACCGGCgggcggtggcggtggcggtggcgggGCAAACTCGTTGGCGGCGAGGGCAGCGTGGATGAGCTGCTTGAGCTCCTCGAGGGCCTTCTTCTCATTGTCTTTAAGGTCAGCAACGACATTGCTCTCTTCCTTGAAAGACATCGACTGTTCTATCACCACCGCCGACGATTCTCCGGCTGGCTCCTCCTGAACCGGTGCCAGTTCAGCCGGCTCCCTCCTGCTGAGCAGGTGCTTGTTCAGCCATCTTCTCCGGCGCTGGTGGTACCGCTACAACCTCCTCTGTGGGCTTCGCCTGCGTCTCCTCCGCCATTGAACACGAACTTTagcaaaagagagagagaaagagaaaatgaaaatgaaagagaaatagAGTGGTTTGGAATTGggtgaggaagaggaagaagaaggaagagatatATATAGAGGTCTGTAGAGGCCAGACTGGCATCCA from Dioscorea cayenensis subsp. rotundata cultivar TDr96_F1 unplaced genomic scaffold, TDr96_F1_v2_PseudoChromosome.rev07_lg8_w22 25.fasta BLBR01000147.1, whole genome shotgun sequence includes these protein-coding regions:
- the LOC120253657 gene encoding patellin-2-like codes for the protein MSFKEESNVVADLKDNEKKALEELKQLIHAALAANEFAPPPPPPPPAGPKEKVKTGGHAAEVVEEKTVEAIEETIVPVVASLAEDPAPPTAVEEKGAVAIEETTIPVDAPAGARQD